The Acidobacteriota bacterium genome has a segment encoding these proteins:
- a CDS encoding site-specific DNA-methyltransferase: MDEVKDASVHLVVTSPPYWQLKDYGHPGQIGFDDSYESYINNLNLVWKECLRVLHPGCRLVVNIGDQFARSVTYGRYKVIPIRTEIIKFCEAAGFDYMGGIIWRKATTMNTTGGATVMGSFPHPRNGILKLDYEFILVFKKPGKSPKPSAEAKKRSKLSTKEWNEYFFGHWNFPGEKQDGHLAMFPEELPRRAIRMFSFAGDTVLDPFLGSGTTTLAAKNLDRNSIGYEINRSCEGAIRKKLGLDGPSLRDGAEIIFKKQRAKRTNWSGEISGLPYIFRDPARFDKKADPRERTFGSKITGREKPKTKYYSVKRVEGPDHLELGDGTRVRLLGVRPRKGRAKEAVAFLRAATKGQKIFLRFDETVSCNGNGENLAYVYLRNKTHLNAHLIKKRLAAPDTSLEHCFKHRFMDYAV, from the coding sequence ATGGACGAGGTCAAGGACGCGTCGGTTCATCTCGTCGTGACCTCCCCGCCCTACTGGCAGCTCAAGGACTACGGTCACCCCGGCCAGATCGGCTTCGACGATTCCTACGAAAGCTACATCAACAACCTGAACCTGGTGTGGAAGGAATGCTTGAGAGTCCTTCACCCCGGCTGCCGCCTCGTCGTCAACATCGGTGACCAGTTCGCCCGCTCCGTCACCTACGGCCGCTACAAGGTGATTCCCATCCGGACGGAGATTATCAAATTCTGCGAGGCCGCGGGCTTCGACTACATGGGGGGAATCATCTGGCGGAAGGCCACGACGATGAACACCACGGGCGGCGCCACCGTGATGGGCTCCTTTCCGCATCCGCGGAACGGCATTCTGAAGCTGGACTACGAGTTCATCCTCGTCTTCAAAAAGCCGGGGAAATCTCCGAAGCCCTCGGCGGAAGCCAAGAAGCGGTCGAAGCTCTCCACGAAGGAATGGAACGAGTATTTCTTCGGCCACTGGAATTTTCCCGGCGAAAAGCAGGACGGCCATCTGGCGATGTTCCCCGAGGAGCTGCCGCGGCGCGCCATCCGCATGTTCTCGTTCGCGGGCGACACGGTGCTCGATCCCTTCCTGGGAAGCGGCACGACTACGCTCGCCGCGAAGAATCTCGATAGAAATTCCATCGGCTACGAGATTAATCGTTCCTGCGAAGGCGCCATCCGGAAGAAACTGGGATTGGACGGGCCGTCGCTCCGGGACGGGGCGGAAATTATTTTCAAGAAGCAGCGGGCGAAAAGAACGAATTGGAGCGGGGAAATTTCCGGGCTGCCCTACATATTTCGCGACCCCGCGAGGTTCGACAAGAAGGCGGACCCGAGAGAGCGGACGTTCGGCTCGAAGATTACGGGGCGCGAGAAGCCGAAGACGAAATACTACTCCGTCAAGCGCGTGGAGGGGCCCGACCACCTGGAGCTCGGTGACGGCACGAGGGTGCGGCTCCTCGGCGTGCGGCCCAGGAAAGGCCGCGCGAAGGAGGCGGTCGCGTTTCTACGCGCGGCCACGAAGGGGCAAAAGATTTTCCTGCGCTTCGACGAGACCGTCTCATGCAACGGGAACGGTGAGAACCTCGCCTACGTGTACTTGAGGAATAAAACGCATCTGAACGCGCATCTTATCAAGAAGAGGCTGGCGGCGCCGGACACTTCGCTCGAGCACTGTTTCAAGCACCGGTTTATGGATTACGCTGTATGA
- the purL gene encoding phosphoribosylformylglycinamidine synthase subunit PurL, which translates to MPIVDTSQEPEVDLEQAHAHGLADEEWERILKILGRVPTFTELGVFSLMWSEHCSYKSSRVHLKKLPTDAPWVLQGPGENAGAVDIGGGCAAVFKMESHNHPSFIEPYQGAATGVGGILRDVFTMNARPVASLNSLRFGEAAHPRTAYLVAGVVAGIGGYGNCMGVPTVGGEVIFDSSYNGNILVNAFTLGIVRSERIFRAKARGVGNPVFYVGSKTGRDGIHGASLLASSEFDEESEEMRPTVQVGDPFTEKNLLESCIEAMASGAVVSIQDMGAAGLTSSSVEMAGRGGCGIELDLDVVPRRETGMTPYELMISESQERMLLVVRKGREEEILKIFRKWDLDAVRIGRVTDDGLLTVWEKKKTAARIPVRALTDEAPVYKRPVKRPAGLDAAQALDLSSVPQPESFGAALRKLIASPDLASKHWVWRQYDSMVRTNTVLGPGADAAVVRVKENEKALAMTVDGNGRFCVLDPRLGARHAVAEAARNLACVGARPLGVTDCLNFGSPEKPEIMWQFQECVEGLAEACRALDVPVVSGNVSFYNETATGDGKSAAIDPTPTVAMVGVLDDPEKHAAPWFKDEGDAVYLLGETREELGGSEYLFTLHRRKAGKPPALDLEFEKRLQALVRTAVAEGILKSAHDCSEGGLAVALAECCFHPEGPRGAEITLASQGVRRDALLFGESASRIIVTVGASHESSLQKAAREHDVPCTRLGAVGGGNLRVAADGETVLDEAAAALHKAWSEGFEQAVFGKVE; encoded by the coding sequence ATGCCGATTGTTGACACCTCGCAGGAGCCCGAAGTCGATCTGGAGCAGGCCCATGCCCACGGCCTCGCGGACGAGGAGTGGGAAAGAATCTTAAAGATCCTGGGCCGCGTCCCCACGTTCACGGAGCTGGGCGTTTTCTCCCTCATGTGGAGCGAGCACTGCTCCTACAAGTCGTCGAGGGTGCATCTGAAGAAGCTGCCGACGGACGCCCCGTGGGTGCTTCAGGGCCCGGGCGAGAACGCGGGCGCCGTGGACATCGGAGGGGGCTGCGCCGCCGTCTTCAAGATGGAATCGCACAACCATCCCTCCTTCATCGAGCCCTACCAGGGCGCGGCGACGGGCGTCGGCGGCATCCTGCGCGACGTGTTCACCATGAACGCCCGTCCCGTGGCTTCCCTCAACTCCCTGCGCTTCGGCGAGGCGGCGCACCCGCGCACGGCGTACCTGGTGGCGGGCGTGGTGGCGGGCATCGGGGGCTACGGCAACTGCATGGGCGTACCGACGGTGGGCGGCGAGGTTATTTTCGATTCCTCCTATAACGGGAATATCCTAGTAAACGCCTTCACGCTCGGCATCGTGCGGAGCGAGAGGATTTTCCGCGCCAAGGCCCGGGGGGTCGGAAACCCCGTTTTCTACGTCGGCTCCAAGACCGGGCGCGACGGCATCCACGGCGCGAGCCTTCTCGCTTCATCCGAGTTCGACGAGGAGAGCGAGGAGATGCGCCCCACGGTTCAGGTGGGCGACCCGTTCACCGAGAAAAACCTTCTCGAGTCGTGCATCGAGGCCATGGCGTCGGGCGCCGTCGTCTCGATCCAGGACATGGGCGCGGCCGGCCTCACGTCGTCGTCCGTCGAGATGGCGGGGCGGGGCGGGTGCGGCATCGAGCTCGACCTGGACGTCGTCCCCCGGCGCGAGACCGGCATGACGCCCTACGAACTCATGATCTCCGAGTCCCAGGAGCGCATGCTCCTCGTCGTCCGGAAGGGGCGGGAGGAGGAGATTTTAAAGATTTTCAGGAAGTGGGACCTCGACGCCGTCAGGATAGGGCGGGTCACGGACGACGGCCTTCTCACGGTCTGGGAAAAGAAGAAGACCGCCGCCCGGATTCCCGTGCGGGCGCTCACCGACGAGGCGCCGGTGTACAAGCGCCCCGTAAAACGCCCGGCCGGGTTGGACGCGGCGCAGGCGCTCGATCTGTCCTCGGTGCCGCAGCCCGAAAGCTTCGGCGCCGCCTTGAGGAAGCTTATCGCCTCGCCCGATCTCGCCTCGAAGCACTGGGTGTGGCGGCAGTACGACTCCATGGTGCGCACGAACACGGTGCTCGGCCCCGGCGCTGACGCCGCCGTCGTCCGCGTCAAGGAAAACGAAAAAGCGCTCGCCATGACGGTGGACGGAAACGGCCGCTTCTGCGTCCTCGACCCGCGCCTCGGTGCGCGGCACGCCGTCGCGGAGGCGGCGCGGAACCTCGCCTGCGTGGGCGCGCGGCCGCTCGGCGTGACCGACTGCCTCAATTTCGGCTCCCCGGAGAAGCCCGAGATCATGTGGCAATTTCAGGAGTGCGTCGAGGGCCTCGCCGAGGCCTGCCGCGCGCTCGACGTTCCCGTGGTGAGCGGCAACGTCTCCTTCTACAACGAGACGGCGACCGGAGACGGAAAAAGCGCCGCGATCGACCCGACGCCCACCGTCGCGATGGTCGGCGTCCTGGACGACCCGGAAAAGCATGCCGCGCCATGGTTTAAAGACGAGGGCGACGCCGTCTACCTTCTCGGCGAGACGCGCGAGGAGCTCGGCGGGAGCGAGTATCTTTTCACGCTGCACCGGAGGAAAGCCGGAAAGCCCCCGGCGCTCGACCTTGAGTTCGAGAAGCGCCTCCAGGCTCTCGTCCGCACCGCCGTCGCGGAGGGAATTTTAAAATCGGCGCACGACTGCTCCGAGGGCGGCCTCGCCGTGGCGCTCGCGGAATGCTGCTTCCATCCGGAGGGGCCGCGGGGAGCGGAAATAACGCTTGCGTCGCAGGGCGTCCGCCGCGACGCGCTCCTGTTCGGCGAGTCGGCCTCGAGAATTATCGTGACGGTGGGGGCGAGCCATGAATCGTCCCTGCAAAAAGCGGCGCGCGAGCACGACGTTCCGTGTACGCGCCTCGGCGCGGTGGGCGGCGGGAATCTCCGCGTCGCCGCGGACGGCGAGACGGTGCTCGACGAAGCGGCCGCCGCGCTGCACAAGGCTTGGAGCGAGGGGTTTGAGCAGGCGGTGTTCGGCAAGGTAGAATAG
- the pabB gene encoding aminodeoxychorismate synthase component I, with amino-acid sequence MAIPPARVLAALLRENEYAFWLDPSLRRGGEGRFSAVGVPYAVFRARRGSASSRRAEWEFFRLDGARRKKGRGNPWGALREIFRAEARRHRPAKRSGKIPFAGGVVGYMGYDLKDFLENFPHVARRDLALDDCRLLFVRDFHLWDHRTGRVHPVGEPGAAPSAGPPSLSRKKLDLTMRSATSKRAYLAAVGRIKRHIARGDVYQINLTHRLSFRLPAHPLALYLAMRRENPTPYGTYLACGETHVASTSPERFLRVAGRRALSEPMKGTAPRGRTRASDARLRRALGASEKNRAENLMITDLVRNDLGRVCRPGSVKVSRLFHVDTYRTLHQMISSVEGTLAPGRDAWDALEALFPPGSMTGAPKIRAVSLIEEIEPVKRGVYAGALGWMDFRGHAQWSVVIRTLVAKNGKGYYHTGGGIVADSEAEDEWRESMLKAEALRRAAEGK; translated from the coding sequence ATGGCTATCCCACCGGCACGCGTCCTCGCAGCTCTTCTCCGGGAAAACGAATACGCCTTCTGGCTCGACCCGAGCCTTCGCCGGGGAGGCGAAGGGCGCTTTTCGGCGGTGGGCGTCCCCTACGCCGTCTTCCGCGCCCGCCGCGGCTCCGCGTCGTCGCGGCGGGCCGAGTGGGAATTCTTCCGCCTGGACGGCGCCCGCCGCAAAAAGGGACGCGGCAACCCGTGGGGGGCCCTCCGTGAAATTTTCCGCGCCGAAGCCAGACGCCACCGCCCGGCGAAGCGTTCGGGAAAGATTCCGTTCGCGGGGGGCGTCGTGGGCTACATGGGCTACGACCTCAAGGATTTTCTGGAAAATTTTCCCCATGTCGCGCGGCGCGATCTCGCCCTCGACGACTGCCGGCTTCTGTTCGTGCGCGATTTCCACCTGTGGGACCACCGCACGGGCCGCGTGCACCCGGTCGGGGAGCCGGGCGCGGCGCCTTCGGCCGGGCCGCCGTCTCTTTCAAGGAAGAAGCTCGATTTGACGATGCGCTCCGCCACGTCCAAACGCGCGTACTTAGCCGCCGTCGGGCGCATCAAGCGCCACATCGCGCGCGGCGACGTGTACCAGATCAACCTCACGCACCGCCTCTCGTTCCGGCTTCCGGCGCATCCCCTCGCGCTCTACCTCGCGATGCGCCGGGAAAACCCCACGCCCTACGGGACGTACCTCGCCTGCGGGGAGACGCACGTCGCCTCCACCTCGCCGGAGCGGTTTCTCCGCGTCGCGGGGCGGCGCGCCCTGTCGGAGCCGATGAAAGGCACGGCCCCGCGCGGAAGAACCCGCGCTTCCGACGCGCGCCTGCGGCGGGCGCTCGGAGCCTCGGAGAAGAACCGCGCCGAGAACCTGATGATCACGGACCTGGTGCGGAACGACCTGGGGCGCGTGTGCAGGCCGGGCTCCGTCAAGGTCTCCCGGCTCTTCCACGTGGACACGTACCGGACGCTACACCAGATGATCTCGAGCGTCGAGGGAACGCTCGCGCCAGGCCGCGACGCCTGGGACGCGCTCGAGGCGCTCTTCCCGCCGGGCTCGATGACGGGCGCCCCCAAGATCCGCGCCGTCTCGCTCATCGAGGAAATCGAGCCCGTAAAGCGCGGCGTCTACGCGGGCGCGCTCGGCTGGATGGATTTCCGGGGGCATGCCCAGTGGAGCGTCGTCATCCGCACCCTGGTCGCGAAAAACGGGAAAGGATACTACCACACGGGCGGCGGCATCGTGGCCGACTCGGAGGCGGAGGACGAGTGGCGCGAATCGATGCTCAAGGCGGAGGCGCTCAGGAGGGCCGCCGAGGGAAAATGA